One window of Gloeothece citriformis PCC 7424 genomic DNA carries:
- a CDS encoding Tic22 family protein: protein MFISGLPFRDTALALSEEEVMQKLSIITVFTIANEQGELLLAQGENQKNVALLYISQQEAQKATQQLKQSNPQGNFQVLPVSLANIYQMVKQRNGQENTPLLDLIPVKKQVDAAMTLLRQQNQSVNEFAGVPLFYVTYQQEQQEVFLTAKNGEQSVIPLYLEKETLQNEIEKVRQQQPDIASTFQIRVMPLENLIGLYEKENNEAVRKMIVVPSQETLDFLRQLQQQQR, encoded by the coding sequence GTGTTTATATCTGGACTTCCTTTCAGGGATACTGCTTTAGCCTTATCTGAAGAAGAAGTGATGCAAAAATTATCGATAATTACTGTCTTTACCATTGCTAATGAACAAGGAGAGTTACTGCTGGCTCAAGGGGAAAATCAAAAGAATGTAGCACTGCTCTATATAAGTCAACAAGAAGCTCAAAAGGCAACTCAACAATTAAAACAAAGTAATCCTCAAGGGAATTTTCAAGTTCTGCCAGTATCTTTAGCAAATATCTATCAAATGGTTAAACAAAGAAATGGACAAGAAAATACTCCTTTATTGGATTTAATTCCTGTCAAAAAACAAGTTGATGCCGCTATGACTTTATTGCGCCAACAAAATCAATCTGTTAATGAATTTGCCGGAGTTCCTTTGTTTTATGTGACTTATCAGCAAGAACAACAGGAAGTTTTTTTAACCGCAAAGAATGGAGAGCAAAGTGTCATTCCTTTGTATTTAGAAAAAGAAACGTTACAAAATGAGATAGAAAAAGTCAGACAGCAACAACCTGATATAGCCTCAACCTTTCAAATTAGAGTAATGCCTTTAGAAAATTTAATTGGACTTTATGAAAAAGAAAATAATGAGGCAGTCAGAAAAATGATCGTTGTTCCCTCTCAAGAAACTTTAGATTTTCTCCGTCAGCTTCAGCAACAGCAAAGATAA
- a CDS encoding Tic22 family protein, whose amino-acid sequence MMKSIFRWSAALGLVSSTLLTPWLGGNFKALALPEQQIIERLQAVPVFTLADDKGVPLVAVVENDQKVTGVFISQEDAKAFLEQLKKDNPQVAEKVKVQPVSLGQVYKLQNSQKEPDGLIVSYVPDETEVESAKKLLSESGKEYQGGVPLFVAKAGEDQGYLTINQNNQQVIPMFFEKASVTAMVEQFKKQKPDLASTVKIEVIPLESVIETLESSDDQMLNKIVLVPSQETMNFIRANLPNQNNQKK is encoded by the coding sequence ATGATGAAATCTATATTTCGCTGGAGTGCAGCACTAGGTTTAGTTAGTAGCACCTTATTAACTCCTTGGTTAGGCGGTAACTTCAAAGCGTTAGCTTTACCAGAACAGCAGATTATTGAAAGACTACAAGCGGTTCCGGTGTTTACTCTAGCTGATGATAAGGGAGTTCCCCTAGTAGCGGTGGTAGAAAACGATCAAAAAGTCACAGGGGTATTTATTAGCCAAGAAGACGCTAAAGCCTTTTTAGAGCAATTAAAAAAAGATAACCCACAAGTCGCCGAAAAAGTTAAAGTCCAACCTGTATCTTTAGGACAGGTTTATAAGCTTCAAAACTCTCAAAAAGAGCCGGATGGGTTAATTGTTTCTTATGTTCCAGACGAAACTGAGGTAGAGTCAGCCAAAAAATTATTAAGTGAAAGTGGGAAAGAATATCAAGGTGGCGTGCCTCTGTTTGTGGCTAAAGCCGGAGAGGATCAAGGGTATCTAACCATTAACCAAAATAATCAACAAGTTATCCCGATGTTTTTTGAAAAGGCATCTGTAACCGCAATGGTAGAACAATTTAAAAAACAAAAGCCCGATTTAGCCTCAACCGTAAAAATAGAAGTAATTCCTTTAGAAAGTGTTATTGAAACTTTAGAAAGTAGTGATGATCAAATGCTCAATAAAATTGTCTTAGTTCCTTCTCAGGAAACCATGAATTTTATTCGGGCTAATTTACCCAATCAGAATAATCAGAAAAAATAA
- a CDS encoding DUF4231 domain-containing protein: MAEEQPISQRQTKPLSYREELKQNISQLIEQLDLSSLQKQFMKSRWLDQLMWLEGRAERCRNRHHKLRLITIVGGVLLPALISLNSSLHPRVNQCEPQPDASTPTTVASQPDWMTWLSSVNWLTWFTFGLSQAVAISAAVEEFFHYGESYRQYRNTAEIMKIEGWQFFQLTGRYSNEKSHSEAYSDFAMRVEGIIQQDVEGYLAQTQQSQEKAKQNVNVNLDQ, from the coding sequence ATGGCTGAAGAACAACCGATTTCCCAAAGACAGACAAAACCCCTATCTTATCGAGAAGAATTAAAACAAAATATTAGTCAACTGATTGAACAATTAGATCTTTCGTCCCTACAAAAGCAATTTATGAAATCTCGTTGGCTCGATCAACTGATGTGGTTAGAAGGCCGAGCAGAACGCTGTCGAAACCGTCACCATAAGTTACGATTAATTACTATTGTAGGGGGAGTTCTTCTTCCGGCTTTGATTAGTCTTAATAGTTCATTACATCCGAGAGTCAATCAATGTGAACCTCAACCGGATGCCTCTACACCGACGACTGTAGCGTCACAACCAGATTGGATGACATGGCTTTCTAGTGTAAATTGGTTAACTTGGTTCACGTTTGGATTGAGTCAAGCGGTGGCAATTAGTGCGGCAGTAGAGGAGTTTTTTCACTATGGAGAAAGTTACCGTCAATATCGCAATACAGCAGAAATTATGAAGATAGAAGGATGGCAATTTTTTCAATTGACAGGACGTTATAGCAATGAAAAAAGCCATAGCGAGGCTTATTCTGATTTTGCGATGCGAGTCGAAGGAATTATTCAGCAAGATGTAGAAGGATATTTAGCTCAAACCCAACAATCCCAAGAAAAAGCTAAACAAAATGTTAATGTTAATTTAGATCAGTAA
- a CDS encoding DUF4231 domain-containing protein, with product MSQDSSLTLSSESPKKLPYRTQLKQDFSKLIEQIDLSPLQKEFMKLRWLDQVLWLEKKSENCQRRYYFLRMITIIGGVIVPALVSFKFSSNQAQQMLGWITLFLSQGVAISAAIEEFFHYGERFRHYRNTAEAMKIEGWQFFQLSGFYAQLKTHSQAYPDFAGRVESIIERDVEGYLSKVVQEKPSSQGKTDSISSSS from the coding sequence ATGAGTCAAGATTCATCTTTAACCCTTTCATCCGAATCCCCTAAAAAGCTTCCTTATCGGACTCAACTTAAACAAGATTTTTCTAAGTTAATTGAGCAAATTGATCTGTCTCCTTTGCAAAAAGAATTTATGAAACTGCGCTGGCTCGATCAAGTGCTTTGGCTAGAGAAAAAGTCAGAAAATTGTCAAAGACGGTATTATTTTTTACGGATGATCACAATTATTGGAGGGGTGATTGTTCCGGCTTTAGTGAGTTTTAAATTTAGCAGTAATCAAGCTCAACAAATGCTCGGTTGGATTACTTTATTCCTCTCGCAAGGAGTGGCGATTAGTGCGGCTATTGAGGAGTTTTTTCATTATGGTGAACGCTTCCGTCACTACCGTAATACAGCAGAAGCGATGAAAATTGAAGGCTGGCAATTTTTTCAACTGAGTGGTTTTTATGCCCAATTAAAAACCCATTCTCAGGCTTATCCAGACTTTGCAGGACGGGTAGAAAGTATTATTGAGCGAGATGTCGAGGGTTATCTTTCTAAAGTGGTTCAGGAAAAGCCTTCTTCTCAAGGAAAAACTGACTCTATTTCTTCTTCTTCTTGA
- the ilvN gene encoding acetolactate synthase small subunit, with product MKHTLSVLVQDEAGVLTRIAGLFARRGFNIESLAVGPAEQLGISRITMVVSGDDGIIEQITKQLYKLINVLKVQDITQIPCVERELMLIKVSASAINRAEVIELAQVFRARVVDISEETLTLEVVGDPGKMVAIVQMLNKFGIKEIARTGKVALVRESGVNTEYLKTIAATAKVS from the coding sequence ATGAAACACACTCTTTCCGTATTAGTCCAAGATGAAGCAGGGGTTTTAACTCGAATTGCTGGATTATTTGCCCGTCGTGGGTTTAATATCGAGAGTTTAGCCGTAGGCCCAGCAGAACAACTGGGAATTTCTCGTATTACGATGGTTGTGTCTGGAGATGATGGAATTATAGAACAAATTACTAAACAACTCTACAAACTCATCAATGTTCTTAAAGTACAAGATATCACTCAAATTCCTTGTGTAGAAAGGGAATTAATGCTAATTAAAGTGAGTGCGAGTGCTATAAACCGGGCAGAAGTCATTGAATTAGCACAAGTTTTTCGGGCTAGAGTGGTCGATATTTCAGAAGAAACTTTAACCTTAGAAGTTGTCGGCGATCCGGGTAAAATGGTGGCTATTGTTCAAATGCTTAATAAATTTGGCATTAAAGAAATTGCTCGTACTGGAAAAGTTGCCTTAGTCAGAGAATCTGGGGTTAATACTGAGTATCTTAAAACCATTGCGGCTACAGCTAAAGTCTCATAA
- a CDS encoding ATP-binding protein, with product MNQEQISVFDPQKQTVQSSWSGRSEILLTQQNKILKMIATGQPLLEILDQIINFMEKESGNALCSVLLLEKDGSKLRWGSAPSLPEEYNRDVDGLLVGPCNGSCGTAVHRGEMVMVSDIANDPLWHSARTLALNHGLKACTSVPIFNSKKEVVGTFAFYYRQSQHPTQYDFQLIEVAQSLAGIAIERQLMDEERNQLLKNEHSARLEAEQLNQIKDEFLMMLSHELRTPLTAILGWSQLLKKGLITQKNKVDKALETIERNAKLESKLVDDLLDVSRILANKLILKKEPIDLEFIIKLTLDSILLTAQAKEITIKTLIQSPNLKVWGDKQRLQQVFWHLLSNAIKFTGEGGVITITLTQDNERAKIIIHDTGQGIKPELLPFVFKRFWQADSSSQRIAGGLGIGLSIAHRLVELHNGQIQAESLGEEKGATFTVILPLQHSENPAHLGLNNSDKIKPPQNPLKGYRILIVDDEPDTLKLATVALKAYGSNVKAVETAEEAVSLVKCWNPNLVISDLAMPGTNGYELLRRLQESDHFNLKVIALTAYVSEEEKNRALAAGFKHYLSKPIEPEKLIAEVFQVITHQN from the coding sequence ATGAATCAAGAGCAAATATCTGTTTTTGACCCACAGAAGCAAACTGTACAATCTTCCTGGTCAGGACGGAGTGAAATTCTTTTAACACAACAAAATAAAATTCTAAAAATGATAGCCACTGGTCAACCTCTTTTAGAGATACTTGACCAAATAATTAACTTCATGGAAAAAGAATCAGGAAATGCCCTCTGTTCAGTGCTGTTACTCGAAAAAGATGGGAGTAAACTGCGTTGGGGGTCTGCGCCAAGTCTTCCCGAAGAGTATAACAGAGATGTAGATGGTCTTCTCGTTGGCCCTTGTAATGGGTCTTGCGGAACGGCAGTACATCGAGGAGAAATGGTTATGGTTAGCGATATTGCTAATGACCCCCTTTGGCATTCTGCCCGAACTTTAGCGTTAAATCATGGTCTAAAAGCCTGTACTTCTGTGCCTATTTTTAATAGTAAAAAAGAGGTAGTAGGAACATTCGCTTTTTATTATCGACAGTCTCAACATCCGACTCAATATGACTTTCAATTAATAGAAGTCGCCCAAAGTTTAGCCGGAATTGCCATTGAACGGCAGTTAATGGATGAAGAAAGAAATCAACTTCTCAAGAATGAACATTCAGCCCGTTTAGAAGCCGAACAACTCAATCAAATTAAAGATGAGTTTTTGATGATGCTTTCTCATGAGCTTCGTACTCCTCTGACTGCTATTTTAGGATGGTCACAATTATTAAAAAAAGGATTAATTACTCAAAAAAATAAGGTTGATAAAGCCTTAGAAACGATTGAACGCAATGCTAAATTAGAATCTAAATTAGTTGACGATTTATTAGATGTTTCTCGAATTTTAGCAAATAAATTAATTTTAAAAAAAGAACCAATCGATTTAGAATTTATTATTAAACTAACCCTAGATTCAATTTTATTAACAGCCCAAGCCAAAGAGATTACTATAAAAACCTTGATTCAATCACCCAACTTAAAAGTATGGGGAGACAAACAAAGATTACAACAAGTTTTTTGGCATCTTCTTTCTAATGCTATTAAATTTACGGGAGAAGGAGGAGTAATTACTATCACTCTCACCCAAGACAATGAGCGAGCAAAAATTATAATTCATGATACAGGACAAGGTATTAAACCAGAGTTATTACCTTTTGTTTTTAAACGGTTTTGGCAGGCCGATAGTTCAAGTCAAAGGATAGCAGGAGGGTTAGGAATAGGGTTATCTATAGCTCATCGTTTAGTAGAATTACATAACGGTCAAATTCAGGCTGAAAGTTTAGGAGAAGAAAAAGGGGCAACATTTACGGTAATTCTTCCCTTACAACACTCTGAAAACCCGGCTCATCTCGGTTTAAATAATTCTGATAAAATTAAGCCTCCCCAAAACCCCTTGAAAGGCTATCGAATTTTAATTGTCGATGATGAACCCGATACTTTAAAATTAGCTACAGTGGCACTTAAAGCTTATGGATCTAATGTAAAAGCAGTAGAAACAGCAGAAGAAGCGGTTAGTCTGGTTAAATGTTGGAATCCTAATTTAGTGATTAGTGATTTAGCCATGCCTGGAACTAATGGTTATGAATTGCTCAGACGGCTTCAAGAAAGTGATCATTTCAATTTAAAAGTAATTGCTCTCACCGCTTATGTCAGCGAGGAAGAAAAAAATCGAGCCTTAGCCGCCGGGTTTAAACACTATCTCTCAAAACCCATTGAACCGGAAAAACTCATTGCTGAAGTTTTTCAAGTAATAACTCATCAAAATTGA
- a CDS encoding diflavin flavoprotein, which produces MIKPRDVQVYPIAPDTTVLRSRTWDRLKFEIEYGLQKGTTANSYLIRGDQIALIDPPGESFRDIFLKSLIERIDPQTIDYVILGHVNPNRCVTLSALLEIAPQITFVCSNPGVISLCKILDRQNLNTKIVKGDDTLDLGKGHNLEFILTPNPRFPDQLCTYDPKTEILYTDKLFVAHTCSDQVFDEGWKVYAEDRRYYFDCVIAPYAKQVANAIEKLKDKPAKIYGVGHGPLVKYGLSELTTSYQEWLNAQQSQSLNVALIYASAYGNTGILAQAIARGITKAGVAVESINAEFADPEEIKTAINKCSGFIFGSPTLGGHAPTPIQTALGITLANADKTKLAGVFGSYGWSGEAIDLLESKFRDAGYRLGFDPIRVKFKPTDAILKTCEEAGTDFAQAVKKVQKSRKPKSSSVSESQTARTEQALGRIIGSLCVVTTQKGDVRGGMLASWVSQATFNPPGLTIAVAKERAIESLLYTGNSFVLNILQEGKHLGLMKHFLKPFEPGEERFQGIDIEQAENGSPILKDALAYVECQVSDRMECGDHWVIYALAKRGKVLQEGVTAVHHRKTGSYY; this is translated from the coding sequence ATGATCAAACCTAGAGACGTACAAGTTTACCCCATCGCCCCTGACACCACCGTATTAAGATCCCGGACTTGGGATAGACTAAAATTTGAGATAGAATACGGTCTGCAAAAAGGAACAACCGCTAATTCTTATCTTATCCGAGGAGATCAAATCGCGTTAATCGATCCGCCTGGGGAGTCTTTTAGAGATATTTTCCTAAAATCTTTAATCGAAAGAATTGACCCACAAACCATCGATTACGTTATCTTAGGTCATGTTAATCCTAACCGTTGTGTGACTCTGAGTGCTTTATTAGAAATTGCCCCTCAAATTACCTTTGTTTGTTCTAACCCAGGTGTGATCTCTCTATGCAAAATTTTAGACCGGCAAAATCTCAATACCAAAATTGTCAAAGGAGATGATACCCTCGATCTAGGAAAAGGTCATAATCTCGAATTTATCCTCACTCCTAACCCTCGTTTTCCGGATCAACTCTGTACTTACGACCCCAAAACCGAAATCCTCTATACTGATAAATTATTCGTAGCTCATACCTGTAGCGATCAAGTTTTTGATGAAGGATGGAAAGTCTATGCAGAAGACCGCCGCTACTATTTTGATTGTGTCATAGCTCCCTACGCCAAACAAGTCGCTAATGCGATCGAAAAATTAAAAGATAAACCGGCTAAAATTTACGGGGTGGGTCATGGCCCTCTAGTTAAATATGGCTTAAGCGAATTAACTACATCTTATCAAGAATGGCTCAACGCCCAACAATCTCAATCCCTTAATGTTGCCCTCATTTACGCCTCTGCTTATGGTAATACCGGTATTTTAGCCCAAGCGATCGCTAGAGGAATCACTAAAGCCGGAGTTGCTGTAGAGTCTATTAACGCTGAATTTGCCGACCCGGAAGAAATTAAAACCGCCATTAATAAATGTTCTGGGTTTATTTTTGGGTCTCCTACCCTTGGTGGCCACGCCCCTACCCCTATCCAAACCGCCCTAGGAATTACTTTAGCGAATGCGGATAAAACCAAACTGGCGGGAGTATTTGGGTCTTATGGGTGGAGTGGAGAAGCGATAGACTTACTTGAAAGTAAATTCCGCGATGCCGGGTATCGTCTCGGTTTTGACCCTATTCGAGTTAAATTTAAACCGACGGATGCTATCCTCAAAACCTGTGAAGAAGCGGGGACAGACTTCGCCCAAGCGGTTAAAAAAGTACAAAAATCTCGTAAACCAAAATCATCGTCGGTTAGTGAGTCCCAAACCGCCCGGACTGAGCAAGCTTTAGGGAGAATTATTGGGTCTTTATGCGTGGTTACGACTCAAAAAGGAGATGTCAGAGGGGGAATGTTAGCCTCTTGGGTATCTCAAGCGACTTTTAATCCGCCTGGTTTAACGATCGCTGTGGCTAAAGAACGGGCGATCGAATCTTTATTATATACAGGCAATAGTTTTGTTTTAAATATTCTACAGGAAGGAAAACATTTAGGATTAATGAAACATTTCCTCAAGCCTTTTGAACCTGGGGAAGAACGTTTTCAAGGGATAGATATTGAACAGGCCGAAAATGGCTCTCCTATTCTCAAAGATGCCCTGGCTTATGTAGAATGTCAGGTAAGCGATCGGATGGAATGTGGAGATCATTGGGTAATTTATGCCCTTGCTAAACGGGGTAAGGTGTTACAGGAGGGAGTAACTGCGGTTCATCACCGTAAAACCGGAAGTTATTATTAA
- a CDS encoding helix-turn-helix domain-containing protein, translating into MEQNFGQIIRQARKDKGLSQRELAERLGLDFTYLSKLENNRADYAPKEEVIRVLAQNLELNEEELLFLAGRIPQQDEEFLKENYKTMPTLFRRLRENPEFAQRVIQEAIKGENK; encoded by the coding sequence GTGGAACAGAATTTTGGTCAAATCATTCGGCAAGCTAGAAAAGACAAGGGATTGAGCCAACGGGAGTTAGCGGAACGTTTGGGCTTAGATTTTACCTATTTGTCTAAACTAGAAAATAATCGGGCTGATTATGCCCCAAAAGAAGAAGTGATTCGAGTTTTGGCACAGAATTTAGAGTTAAATGAGGAAGAGTTACTCTTTTTGGCGGGGCGCATTCCTCAACAGGATGAAGAGTTTCTCAAAGAAAACTATAAAACCATGCCGACTCTATTTCGACGGTTACGAGAAAATCCTGAATTTGCCCAGAGAGTGATTCAAGAAGCAATTAAAGGGGAAAATAAATAA
- a CDS encoding ImmA/IrrE family metallo-endopeptidase, with product MPKTLNLAIFKPYRFLSKEEIETQASTILQKMQQVPNYRPKWPLDASRVAEFLGLDVVWDSIAEDKQGQIAARILPLERLIEINEDIPKLRGGFGESTIAHEIGHWVLHIDPDAVKYALYLQKLGRTIEVKPLLCRSQTHLEGIEWQAQYFASCLLMPEYKLKEVSQGRNLTQWRQLYQIAKELGVTISNLTYRLKDLGWISLSDSYLTHQRPTITQLIQ from the coding sequence ATGCCTAAGACCTTAAACCTAGCCATTTTTAAGCCTTATCGTTTTCTTAGTAAGGAAGAGATTGAAACTCAAGCGAGTACCATTCTCCAAAAAATGCAACAAGTCCCTAATTACCGCCCTAAATGGCCGTTAGATGCGAGTCGGGTAGCGGAGTTTTTAGGGTTAGATGTGGTATGGGATAGCATCGCTGAGGATAAACAGGGGCAAATTGCCGCCAGAATTTTACCGTTAGAACGTTTAATAGAGATTAATGAAGATATTCCCAAATTAAGAGGAGGGTTTGGAGAATCAACCATTGCCCATGAAATAGGTCATTGGGTGTTACATATCGATCCTGATGCGGTAAAATACGCTCTATATCTGCAAAAATTGGGCAGGACTATAGAAGTAAAACCTTTACTATGTCGTAGTCAGACCCATTTAGAAGGGATTGAATGGCAAGCTCAATATTTCGCCAGTTGTCTATTAATGCCAGAATATAAGTTAAAAGAGGTGAGTCAGGGACGAAATCTGACCCAATGGCGACAGTTATACCAAATAGCCAAAGAATTAGGAGTAACCATCTCTAATTTAACTTATCGTCTTAAAGACTTGGGCTGGATTTCTTTATCTGATTCTTATCTGACTCATCAACGACCGACCATAACCCAATTAATACAATAA